A genome region from Cucurbita pepo subsp. pepo cultivar mu-cu-16 chromosome LG02, ASM280686v2, whole genome shotgun sequence includes the following:
- the LOC111789244 gene encoding NAP1-related protein 2-like yields the protein MPNNMVADKGKKAKHSDKPEDDNSEVIDEKLVISIEKLQEIQDELEKINEEASDKVLEVEQKYNEIRKPVYDKRNEIIKSIPDFWLTAFLSHPALCELLTEEDQKIFKHLTSLEVEDFKDVKSGYSITFNFNTNPYFEDTKLTKAFTFLDEGTRKINATSIKWKEGMGLPNGFNHEKKGNKRPQAEESFFSWFSDTEQKDIDDFHDEVAEIIKEDLWPNPLSYFNNEADEDELEEEESNEEGKEDDDSDEDDDDQDDDNEAGDDEDDD from the exons ATGCCGAACAACATGGTTGCTGATAAGGGCAAGAAGGCTAAGCACTCTGACAAGCCCGAAGACGACAATTCCGAGGTTATCGATGAGAAACTCGTCATCTCTATCGAGAAGTTGCAGGAAATTCAAGACGAGCTCGAGAAG ATCAATGAGGAGGCCAGTGATAAAGTCTTGGAAGTGGAGCAGAAGTACAATGAGATACGAAAGCCTGTCTATGACAAGCGAAATGAGATCATCAAATCAATTCCCGACTTCTGGCTAACAGCT TTCTTGAGTCATCCCGCtctttgtgaacttttaactGAAGAGGACCAGAAG ATATTCAAACATCTCACCTCCCTGGAAGTCGAAGATTTTAAAGATGTCAAATCGGGTTACTCAATTACCTTT AACTTCAACACCAACCCTTATTTTGAAGATACAAAGCTGACGAAGGCCTTCACCTTTCTTGATGAAGgaacaagaaaaattaatgCTACATCAATAAAATGGAAAGAGGGAATG GGCTTACCTAATGGATTTAATCATGAGAAAAAAGGGAACAAACGGCCCCAAGCTGAGGAAAG CTTTTTTAGCTGGTTTAGTGATACAGAACAGAAAGATATTGACGACTTTCATGATGAG GTTGCAGAAATCATCAAGGAGGACTTATGGCCTAACCCTTTATCCTACTTCAATAAT GAGGCTGATGAAGACgaattggaagaagaagaatctaaTGAAGAG GGAAAGGAAGATGATGACTCTGATGAGGACGATGACGACCAAGACGACGACAATGAGGCAggtgatgatgaagatgatgactAG
- the LOC111788748 gene encoding flavonol synthase/flavanone 3-hydroxylase-like: MANTGIPTVDVSLFLSEGENEAKKQALQTITDACSSYGFFQIVNHGIPVEFLKEALQLSKTFFHYPDEIKLQYSPKPGAPLLAGFNKQKTNCVDKNEYVLIFPPGSKFNIYPQEPPQFKETLEEMFLKLNDVSLVIESILNECLGLAPGFLKQFNNDRSWDFMTNLYYFPAADVGENGLIHHEDANCITLVIQDDAGGLQVQKDSEWIPVTPVEGAIVVNVGDMIQVLSNKKFKSATHRVVRQKGKERYSFAFFRSLHGDKWVEPLPEFTKEIGEKPKYRGFEFNEYLALRLKNKTHPPSRVEDEISIKHYEIN, translated from the exons ATGGCTAACACAGGCATCCCTACTGTGGACGTTTCTCTGTTCTTAAGTGAAGGTGAAAACGAAGCCAAAAAACAGGCCCTTCAAACCATAACTGATGCTTGTTCAAGCTATGGCTTCTTTCAAATTGTGAACCATGGAATCCCCGTTGAGTTTCTTAAAGAAGCTCTGCAACTGTCAAAAACATTTTTCCACTACCCTGATGAGATAAAGCTTCAATATAGCCCCAAGCCTGGGGCTCCCCTTCTTGCTGGCTTCAACAAGCAGAAGACAAATTGTGTAGACAAGAATGAATATGTCCTCATTTTCCCTCCTGGATCCAAATTCAACATCTACCCACAAGAGCCACCACAATTCAA GGAAACGCTGGAAGAGATGTTCCTGAAACTAAACGATGTGTCCTTGGTTATAGAGAGCATATTGAATGAGTGTTTGGGGCTTGCTCCTGGTTTCCTCAAACAATTCAACAATGACAGAAGCTGGGACTTCATGACTAATCTCTACTATTTCCCTGCAGCTGATGTGGGAGAAAATGGCCTCATTCACCATGAAGATGCAAACTGCATCACTTTGGTGATCCAGGATGATGCTGGAGGCCTTCAAGTCCAGAAGGACAGCGAATGGATTCCAGTCACCCCTGTTGAAGGAGCTATTGTTGTGAACGTGGGAGATATGATTcag GTGTTGAGCAACAAGAAATTCAAGAGCGCCACACACAGAGTGGTGAGgcaaaagggaaaagagagATATTCTTTTGCATTCTTCCGCAGCTTGCATGGAGACAAATGGGTGGAGCCATTGCCAGAGTTCACTAAAGAAATTGGAGAGAAACCCAAATACAGAGGATTTGAGTTCAATGAATACTTAGCGTTGagattgaagaacaaaacccATCCACCTTCAAGAGTGGAGGATGAGATTAGCATCAAACATTAtgaaatcaattga
- the LOC111787602 gene encoding HVA22-like protein a: MEPGAPNFFKVVLKNFDVLAGPVLGLVYPLYASIRAIETKSQVDDQQWLTYWVLHSMLTLFELTFAKALQWIPLWPYAKLVVVCWLSCFNGAAYVYEQYLRPLMVNQQNVNVWYVPKGKDPLNKREDIITAAEKYIQEHGTGELQYVLDNAELNRRNGSSYYGYAEEYEY, translated from the exons ATGGAACCCGGAGCTCCAAATTTCTTTAAAGTTGTTCTTAAAAACTTCGACGTTCTTGCTGG GCCTGTTCTTGGTCTTGTCTATCCTCT ATATGCTTCAATCAGAGCCATCGAGACTAAATCACAAGTCGATGATCAGCAATGGCTTACTTACTGGGTTTTGCACTCTATGCTCACCCTCTTCGAGTTGACCTTCGCCAAGGCTCTTCAATG GATCCCACTATGGCCATATGCTAAGCTGGTTGTTGTCTGTTGGTTGTCTTGCTTCAATGGAGCTGCATATGTGTATGAGCAGTACTTAAGACCTTTAATGGTGAACCAGCAGAACGTGAACGTGTGGTATGTTCCTAAGGGAAAAGACCCTTTGAACAAGCGCGAGGACATCATCACTGCTGCAGAGAAATACATTCAAGAACATGGAACTGGAGAACTTCAATACGTGCTTGACAAT GCCGAACTGAACAGGAGAAATGGCAGCAGCTATTATGGTTACGCAGAGGAATATGAATACTGA
- the LOC111787601 gene encoding microtubule-associated protein RP/EB family member 1B-like: MASNIGMMDSAYFVGRNEILTWINNCLQLNLSRIEEAASGAVQCQMIDMTYPGSVPMHKVNFDAKTEYDMIQNYKVLQDVFNKLKIEKHIEVNRLVKGRTLDNLEFLQWLKRYCDSVNGGIMNENYNPVERRCKGVKGGVMMKGCQKAAKSLQTHNIHSPGSCDPVEPRSKPGKNGVTSRAHSSGEIQALSKEITELKLSVDLLEKERDFYFAKLRDIEIFCQMPELEELPMAAAIKLILYAADAKESALAEAQEYIYQSKNTTNVEDENEE, encoded by the exons ATGGCTTCCAATATTGGAATGATGGACAGTGCTTATTTTGTCGGTAGGAATGAGATTTTGACATGGATCAACAATTGCCTTCAACTCAATCTCTCTCGCATTGAAGAG GCTGCATCCGGGGCTGTGCAGTGTCAGATGATTGATATGACCTACCCAGGATCTGTCCCAATGCATAAG GTCAATTTTGATGCCAAAACTGAATACGATATGATCCAGAATTACAAGGTGTTGCAGGATGTATTCAATaagttgaaaattgaaaag CATATTGAAGTCAATAGGCTTGTAAAAGGTAGAACACTGGATAACTTGGAATTCTTGCAATGGCTGAAACGCTACTGTGATTCAGTAAACGGTGGCATAATGAATGA AAACTATAACCCCGTGGAGCGGCGATGTAAGGGTGTAAAGGGTGGAGTGATGATGAAGGGCTGCCAGAAGGCCGCTAAATCACTGCAAACACATAATATACATAGCCCTGGCTCTTGTGACCCAGTTGAACCAA GATCGAAGCCGGGGAAGAACGGCGTAACGAGCAGGGCACATTCTTCTGGAGAGATTCAAGCGTTGTCCAAGGAG ATTACAGAACTGAAACTGTCTGTGGATCtcttggaaaaagaaagagatttcTACTTTGCAAAATTAAGGGACATAGAAATCTTTTGTCAGATGCCTGAATTAGAAGAGCTCCCG ATGGCAGCAGCAATCAAGCTGATTTTGTATGCAGCAGACGCCAAGGAGTCAGCACTAGCTGAGGCTCAAGAGTACATATACCAATCAAAGAACACTACCAAcgttgaagatgaaaatgagGAGTGA